The following proteins are encoded in a genomic region of Inquilinus sp. KBS0705:
- the secE gene encoding preprotein translocase subunit SecE, with the protein MAAVTEYIKESYIELTQKVTWPTWRELQSSAVLVLVAAIIIAMVIFGMDQVIGYLLNQFYTSLA; encoded by the coding sequence ATGGCTGCTGTAACTGAATATATAAAAGAATCATACATCGAGTTGACCCAGAAAGTAACCTGGCCAACATGGCGCGAATTGCAAAGCAGTGCTGTTTTAGTACTGGTAGCTGCAATCATCATCGCGATGGTAATATTTGGTATGGACCAGGTTATTGGTTATTTGCTTAATCAGTTTTATACTTCACTAGCCTAA
- a CDS encoding carboxypeptidase-like regulatory domain-containing protein has translation MQKIYLVVAALLLTVGNAMGQGVLKGTVYENGTNKRMSDVFIRDENNKQVTITDKNGAFSIRTTTGHTLIFNSPGYVSDTLYLIDMIPKRILLNTQTIALREVNISAKRMDFNPQTEYPQVYEKSKVYAFSPSTWFSKEGKDARRLKRYFRRDAEERQIDAAFSMSYVGSIVPLKGKDLENFMSLYRPTYAFVRSNNRESMVAYINDSYKKFMALPPEKRIYPSLTQ, from the coding sequence ATGCAAAAAATATATTTAGTTGTTGCTGCTTTGTTATTAACTGTTGGTAACGCCATGGGGCAAGGTGTTTTAAAAGGCACGGTTTACGAGAATGGCACCAATAAACGCATGAGTGATGTGTTTATACGCGACGAAAATAATAAGCAGGTAACCATTACAGATAAAAACGGGGCTTTTAGCATACGCACTACTACAGGTCATACGCTGATATTCAACTCGCCCGGGTATGTGTCAGATACATTATACTTGATAGATATGATCCCTAAAAGGATATTGCTTAACACACAAACAATAGCACTAAGAGAGGTAAATATCAGCGCTAAACGGATGGATTTTAATCCACAGACCGAATACCCGCAGGTTTATGAAAAAAGTAAGGTTTACGCTTTTTCACCATCTACCTGGTTTAGTAAAGAGGGTAAAGATGCCCGGCGGTTAAAACGATATTTTAGGCGTGATGCAGAAGAACGGCAGATTGATGCCGCGTTCAGCATGTCGTACGTAGGGAGTATTGTGCCCTTGAAAGGGAAGGATCTGGAAAACTTCATGTCGTTATACCGCCCAACTTATGCATTTGTGCGCAGCAACAACCGCGAATCTATGGTGGCTTATATAAACGATAGCTACAAAAAGTTTATGGCGCTGCCTCCCGAGAAGCGGATATACCCATCCCTCACACAATAG
- a CDS encoding 50S ribosomal protein L10 → MNKEEKYDLVLALTEQIKEYGNFYITDTSDLTVAKVNTIRRQCFENDITMQVAKNSLIKKAMEAAGGDFSPMFDVLKGSSSILFSKSATAPAKLIKKLRKTGDKPVLKAAYIDSAIFVGDNQLDTLTKLKSKEQLIGEIVGLLQSPAKNVISALQSGGNILAGVVKTLQERG, encoded by the coding sequence ATGAATAAAGAAGAAAAATACGATCTTGTTCTTGCCCTTACTGAACAAATTAAAGAGTACGGTAATTTTTATATCACCGATACTTCAGATTTAACGGTTGCAAAAGTTAACACGATCCGTCGTCAATGTTTCGAAAATGATATCACCATGCAGGTAGCGAAAAATAGCTTGATTAAAAAAGCTATGGAAGCAGCCGGTGGCGATTTCAGCCCGATGTTTGATGTATTAAAAGGTTCATCATCTATACTTTTCTCAAAATCAGCAACTGCCCCGGCAAAGCTGATCAAGAAATTGAGAAAAACAGGCGACAAACCAGTTTTAAAAGCAGCATACATCGATTCGGCTATATTCGTTGGCGATAACCAGTTAGATACACTTACGAAGTTAAAATCGAAAGAGCAATTAATTGGCGAGATAGTTGGCTTACTGCAATCACCGGCAAAGAACGTTATTTCTGCATTGCAATCAGGCGGAAATATATTGGCAGGTGTTGTAAAAACATTGCAAGAAAGAGGTTAA
- the nusG gene encoding transcription termination/antitermination factor NusG yields MSDQLKWYVVRAISGKEKKVKQYVDAEVARLGIAHLVPQVLIPTEKYYQMRDGKKIAKERNYFPGYVLMEAALDGELEHVIKNINSVIGFLGDKQGNAIPLRQAEVNRILGKVDEMSAQGETMNVPYYVGENVKVMDGPFNGFSGVIEEVNEEKKKLKVMVKIFGRRTPLELNYMQVEKE; encoded by the coding sequence ATGAGTGATCAATTAAAATGGTATGTGGTAAGGGCCATTAGTGGTAAAGAGAAAAAGGTGAAGCAATACGTTGATGCCGAGGTAGCACGTTTAGGCATTGCCCACTTAGTACCACAAGTGTTAATACCTACCGAAAAGTATTATCAAATGCGCGACGGGAAGAAAATTGCGAAAGAACGCAACTACTTTCCGGGGTATGTTTTAATGGAAGCCGCGCTTGATGGTGAATTAGAACACGTTATAAAAAATATAAATAGTGTAATTGGTTTTTTAGGCGACAAGCAAGGAAATGCCATACCACTACGCCAGGCCGAAGTTAACCGTATTTTAGGTAAGGTTGACGAGATGAGCGCACAAGGCGAAACCATGAATGTACCATATTACGTTGGCGAAAACGTTAAAGTAATGGATGGGCCATTTAATGGCTTTAGCGGCGTTATTGAAGAGGTTAACGAAGAGAAAAAGAAACTAAAGGTAATGGTAAAGATATTTGGGCGCCGTACGCCGCTTGAATTGAATTACATGCAAGTAGAGAAAGAATAA
- the tuf gene encoding elongation factor Tu, with protein sequence MAKEKFDRSKPHLNIGTIGHVDHGKTTLTAAITKVLADKGFSEARSFDSIDSAPEEKERGITINTAHVEYSTNNRHYAHVDCPGHADYVKNMVTGAAQMDGAIIVVAATDGPMPQTREHILLARQVGVPSLVVFMNKVDMVDDPELLELVEMEIRELLSFYDYPGDDIAVIQGSALGGLNGEPKWVDKIMELMDAVDTQIPIPPRLTDLPFLMPVEDVFSITGRGTVATGRIERGVINSGEQVDILGMGAENLKSTVTGVEMFRKILDRGEAGDNVGLLLRGIEKTDIRRGMVICKPGSVTPHTDFKAEVYVLSKAEGGRHTPFFNKYRPQFYFRTTDVTGEISLAEGVEMVMPGDNVTITVKLINAIAMEKGLRFAIREGGRTVGAGQVTEILK encoded by the coding sequence ATGGCAAAAGAAAAATTTGACCGCAGTAAACCGCACTTAAACATCGGTACAATCGGTCACGTTGACCACGGTAAAACAACCCTAACCGCAGCTATCACTAAGGTATTAGCTGATAAAGGTTTTTCAGAAGCTCGTTCATTTGATTCAATTGACTCTGCTCCTGAAGAAAAAGAGCGTGGTATTACAATTAATACAGCGCACGTTGAGTATTCAACAAACAACCGTCACTATGCTCACGTTGACTGTCCAGGTCACGCGGATTATGTGAAAAACATGGTTACAGGTGCGGCTCAAATGGACGGTGCAATTATTGTTGTTGCCGCTACTGATGGTCCAATGCCTCAAACTCGTGAGCACATCTTGTTAGCCCGCCAGGTTGGTGTGCCTTCATTAGTTGTGTTTATGAACAAAGTTGACATGGTTGATGATCCAGAATTGTTAGAACTTGTTGAAATGGAAATCCGCGAATTATTATCATTCTACGATTACCCAGGTGATGATATCGCTGTAATTCAAGGTTCGGCATTAGGTGGCCTTAACGGCGAGCCTAAATGGGTTGATAAAATTATGGAGTTGATGGATGCTGTAGATACACAGATCCCTATCCCTCCGCGTTTAACTGATCTTCCTTTCTTGATGCCTGTTGAAGACGTATTCTCGATCACTGGTCGTGGTACTGTTGCAACTGGTCGTATCGAGCGTGGTGTTATTAACTCAGGCGAGCAAGTAGACATCCTTGGTATGGGTGCCGAAAACTTAAAATCAACTGTTACAGGTGTGGAAATGTTCCGCAAGATCCTTGACAGGGGTGAAGCTGGTGATAACGTAGGTTTATTGTTACGTGGTATTGAAAAAACTGATATCCGTCGTGGTATGGTTATTTGCAAACCAGGTTCAGTAACTCCGCACACTGATTTCAAGGCAGAAGTTTACGTATTGTCAAAAGCAGAAGGTGGTCGTCACACACCATTCTTCAACAAATACCGTCCGCAATTCTATTTCCGTACAACTGACGTAACCGGTGAGATTTCATTGGCCGAAGGTGTAGAAATGGTTATGCCAGGTGATAACGTTACCATCACAGTAAAACTGATCAACGCTATCGCTATGGAAAAAGGCTTACGTTTCGCTATCCGTGAAGGTGGCAGAACTGTAGGTGCTGGCCAGGTAACTGAAATTTTAAAATAA
- a CDS encoding 50S ribosomal protein L7/L12, whose product MADLKAFAEQLVNLTVKEVNELAQILKDEYGIEPAAAAVAVSAAPAGGDDAPAAAAEQTAFDVILKEAGGSKLAVVKLVKDLTGLGLKEAKDLVDGAPKEVKTGVTKEEAQSLKSQLEEAGAVVEVK is encoded by the coding sequence ATGGCGGATTTAAAAGCGTTTGCTGAACAGTTGGTAAACTTAACAGTAAAAGAAGTAAACGAATTAGCTCAGATATTAAAAGATGAGTATGGCATTGAGCCTGCTGCTGCAGCGGTAGCTGTTTCAGCTGCTCCTGCTGGTGGCGATGATGCTCCTGCAGCTGCTGCAGAGCAAACTGCGTTTGACGTGATCCTGAAAGAAGCAGGTGGTTCAAAATTAGCAGTTGTTAAATTAGTAAAAGACCTTACAGGTTTAGGCTTGAAAGAAGCTAAAGATTTAGTTGACGGTGCACCTAAAGAGGTTAAAACTGGCGTAACTAAAGAAGAAGCTCAATCTTTAAAATCTCAATTAGAGGAAGCCGGAGCAGTAGTTGAGGTTAAATAA
- the rplK gene encoding 50S ribosomal protein L11, with amino-acid sequence MAKEVGAMVKLQVKGGAANPSPPIGPALGAKGVNIMEFCKQFNARTQDKPGKVLPVVITVYVDKSFDFIIKTPPVAIQLLEATGLKGGSAEPNRKKVASVNWEQVEGIAKDKMTDLNAFTVESAMKMVAGTARSMGITVSGTAPWN; translated from the coding sequence ATGGCAAAAGAAGTCGGTGCGATGGTAAAGCTACAGGTGAAGGGCGGCGCTGCAAATCCATCACCACCAATTGGCCCAGCATTGGGTGCAAAAGGGGTGAACATAATGGAATTTTGCAAGCAGTTCAACGCACGTACCCAGGATAAACCTGGTAAAGTGTTACCGGTAGTTATTACTGTTTATGTCGACAAGTCATTCGATTTTATCATTAAAACCCCTCCGGTTGCCATCCAATTATTGGAAGCAACAGGTTTAAAAGGTGGTTCGGCCGAGCCCAACCGTAAAAAAGTTGCCAGTGTAAACTGGGAGCAGGTTGAAGGTATAGCCAAAGATAAAATGACTGATTTGAATGCATTTACAGTAGAATCAGCCATGAAAATGGTGGCAGGTACTGCCCGCAGTATGGGAATAACCGTATCAGGTACGGCTCCCTGGAATTAA
- the raiA gene encoding ribosome-associated translation inhibitor RaiA, protein MKITVQSIHFTADRKLLDFIQKKVDKLETFYDHIISGEVYLKLENVEDEANKIAEIKLMLPGNQIFAKEKCKSFEEATDLVVESLRKQIEKHKTKKSIAAEAAKKAALVAETDDF, encoded by the coding sequence ATGAAAATTACAGTGCAATCTATTCACTTTACCGCAGACAGGAAATTACTGGATTTTATTCAGAAGAAGGTTGATAAGCTGGAAACATTCTACGACCACATTATAAGCGGCGAGGTTTACCTTAAATTGGAAAATGTAGAGGATGAGGCGAACAAAATAGCCGAGATAAAACTGATGCTACCGGGTAACCAAATATTTGCCAAAGAGAAATGTAAGAGCTTTGAAGAGGCAACAGACCTGGTTGTAGAGAGCCTTCGCAAACAAATAGAAAAACATAAAACAAAAAAATCAATTGCTGCCGAAGCTGCTAAAAAAGCCGCCCTTGTAGCAGAAACCGATGATTTTTAG
- a CDS encoding 50S ribosomal protein L1: MARLTKNQKAALSKIEANKSYSLEAASALVKELTNTKFDSSVDIDVRLGVDPRKANQMVRGIATLPHGTGKTVRVLVLCTPDKEQEAKDAGADFVGLDDYIAKIEGGWTDVDIIITMPSVMAKVGRLGRILGPRNLMPNPKSGTVTPEVGKAVTEVKGGKIDFKVDKTGIIHTSIGKASFTADKIYENALEVLQTISKLKPSAAKGTYFKSIHISSTMSPGITIETKSVAGI; this comes from the coding sequence GTGGCTAGATTAACAAAAAATCAAAAAGCGGCACTATCCAAGATTGAGGCGAACAAATCGTACTCATTAGAAGCTGCATCAGCTTTGGTAAAGGAATTAACCAATACCAAGTTTGATTCGTCGGTTGATATTGATGTGCGTTTAGGTGTTGACCCGCGTAAAGCCAATCAAATGGTGCGTGGTATTGCAACCTTACCTCATGGAACCGGAAAAACTGTACGTGTATTAGTGCTTTGTACTCCTGATAAGGAACAAGAAGCAAAGGATGCAGGTGCGGATTTTGTAGGTTTGGATGATTATATTGCCAAGATTGAAGGCGGATGGACTGATGTTGATATTATCATAACCATGCCAAGTGTTATGGCTAAAGTAGGACGTTTGGGCCGTATATTGGGTCCGCGTAACTTAATGCCTAACCCTAAATCGGGTACAGTAACTCCAGAAGTTGGAAAAGCTGTAACCGAGGTAAAAGGTGGTAAAATCGATTTCAAGGTTGATAAAACCGGTATCATCCACACCTCAATAGGAAAAGCGTCTTTCACTGCTGATAAAATTTACGAGAATGCTTTAGAAGTATTGCAAACTATCTCTAAATTAAAACCATCAGCAGCAAAAGGAACATATTTTAAGAGTATACACATCTCTTCAACCATGTCGCCGGGAATAACAATTGAAACTAAATCAGTAGCGGGAATTTAA
- a CDS encoding tyrosine-type recombinase/integrase yields the protein MFLDKFINYIKFEKRYSPHTVSAYQSDLEQFMLFLNPKDNLTPAYTHPSEISHHDIRGWMVHLMDQKLIARSVNRKIATLRKYFKFLLQEGDIAVNPTSRIIAPKVPKNLPVVVDTDKLTRMLDNGESNPSDADIFTHDFAGLRDKLVIEMLFGTGMRLAEITGLKESDINFYENTIKVLGKRNKERILPLNHELVLLLKRYLEVKKSEKFHNISVTLLVTNKGADAYPKLIYLIVQKYLSFISTQSKKSPHVLRHTFATSLLNKGADLNAIKELLGHANLSATQIYTHNSVERLKSIYKQAHPKA from the coding sequence ATGTTTTTAGACAAGTTCATCAATTATATAAAGTTTGAAAAAAGATACTCCCCCCACACAGTATCTGCCTATCAATCAGACCTTGAACAGTTCATGCTGTTCCTGAACCCGAAAGACAATCTTACCCCAGCATACACTCACCCATCAGAGATAAGCCATCACGATATTCGTGGCTGGATGGTTCACCTGATGGATCAAAAACTCATAGCCCGGTCTGTTAACCGTAAAATAGCCACACTGCGTAAGTACTTTAAGTTTTTATTGCAGGAGGGGGATATCGCCGTTAATCCAACATCGCGCATAATTGCCCCAAAGGTGCCCAAAAACCTACCCGTTGTTGTTGATACCGATAAGCTAACGCGGATGTTAGATAATGGCGAGAGCAATCCTTCGGATGCGGACATATTTACACATGATTTTGCCGGCCTGCGCGATAAACTGGTAATTGAAATGCTGTTTGGCACTGGTATGCGCCTTGCCGAAATTACCGGCTTAAAAGAAAGCGATATAAATTTTTACGAAAACACCATAAAAGTTTTAGGTAAACGTAACAAAGAGAGGATATTACCCCTTAACCACGAGTTAGTGCTACTGTTAAAACGCTACCTGGAGGTAAAGAAAAGTGAAAAATTTCATAACATTTCGGTAACATTACTCGTTACAAATAAAGGTGCCGATGCTTATCCAAAGTTAATATATTTAATAGTGCAAAAATACCTTTCATTCATATCAACCCAAAGCAAAAAAAGCCCGCATGTGCTAAGGCACACATTTGCAACAAGCCTGTTAAATAAGGGTGCCGATTTAAATGCCATAAAAGAACTGCTTGGTCACGCCAACCTTAGTGCCACGCAAATTTACACACACAATTCGGTTGAAAGACTTAAATCTATTTATAAACAAGCCCATCCAAAGGCATAA
- a CDS encoding 30S ribosomal protein S21 gives MIIINVKDGESLDKALKRFKKKFEKTGVLRELRSRQAFEKKSITRRHEIKHAIYKQNMNLETV, from the coding sequence ATGATCATTATCAACGTAAAAGACGGCGAATCATTAGATAAAGCATTGAAACGCTTCAAAAAGAAATTTGAGAAAACTGGAGTATTAAGAGAGCTGCGCAGTCGCCAGGCTTTTGAAAAGAAATCCATAACTCGCAGGCACGAAATTAAACATGCCATCTACAAGCAGAATATGAACCTTGAAACTGTTTAA